The nucleotide sequence ATGAAAAACCAAATTCCTATGACTATACAAGGTATAAAAAAATTACAAAAAGAATTAATTAAATTAAAAAATATAGAAAGACCAAAAATTATTAATTCTATTATTGAAGCAAGAAAACATGGTGATTTAAAAGAAAATGCTGAATATCAATCTGCTCGTGAATCACAAAGTTTTTGTGAAGGTCGTATAAAAGAAATAGAAATTAAATTATCAAATGCTAATGTAATAGATGTTACAAAATTTTTAAATCATAATAAAATTATTTTTGGTTCTACTGTATATATAAAAAATATTATAACTAATAAAAATATTTTTTATAAAATTGTTGGCAATGATGAAGCAAATTTAAAAAATAATTTAATTTCAATTAATGCTCCTTTAGCTAGATCTTTAATTGGGAAAAAAAAAAATGATATTGTGAAAGTAAAAACTCCAAAAGGTATTATAAAATATAAAATATTAAAAATTAAATATATTTAGTATAAAAATTAAATTTGACTTTATTATTGTCAACTAGTATATTAGTTTTATTAATAAATAAATCTTTTATAAAAGATATTATTTTGTTCTTTAATAATTAGTTAGAAAATAAATGTGGGCATTCAAATTTTAGAAACTGTTTATTTAAAATTATTTTTTTAAAATTGAAGAGTTTGATCATGGCTCAGATTGAACGCTGGCGGCAAGCCTAACACATGCAAGTCGAGCGGCAGCGAAATNNNNNNNNNNNNNNNNNNNNNNNNNNNNNNNNNNNNNNNNNNNNNNNNNNNNNNNNNNNNNNNNNNNNNNNNNNNNNNNNNNNNNNNNNNNNNNNNNNNNCCTTTTGGAGGGGGATAACTATTGGAAACGATAGCTAATACCGCATAATGTCTTTACGACTAAAGTAGGGGATTTTATGTTTACATAAAACCTTATGCCATTAGATGAACCCAGACGGGATTAGCTAGTAGGTAGAGTAAAAGCCTACCTAGGCTACGATCCCTAGCTGGTCTGAGAGGATGATCAGCCACACTGGAACTGAGACACGGTCCAGACTCCTACGGGAGGCAGCAGTGGGGAATATTGCACAATGGGCGAAAGCCTGATGCAGCTATGCCGCGTGTATGAAGAAGGCCTTAGGGTTGTAAAGTACTTTCAACAAGAAAGAAAAGATAAAATCTAATATATTTTATTATTGACGTTACTTGTAAAAGAAGCACCGGCTAACTCCGTGCCAGCAGCCGCGGTAATACGGAGGGTGCAAGCGTTAATCGGAATTA is from Enterobacteriaceae endosymbiont of Donacia bicoloricornis and encodes:
- the greA gene encoding transcription elongation factor GreA, producing the protein MKNQIPMTIQGIKKLQKELIKLKNIERPKIINSIIEARKHGDLKENAEYQSARESQSFCEGRIKEIEIKLSNANVIDVTKFLNHNKIIFGSTVYIKNIITNKNIFYKIVGNDEANLKNNLISINAPLARSLIGKKKNDIVKVKTPKGIIKYKILKIKYI